The Miscanthus floridulus cultivar M001 chromosome 7, ASM1932011v1, whole genome shotgun sequence genome includes a region encoding these proteins:
- the LOC136468011 gene encoding putative F-box protein PP2-B12, which translates to METTVAAPGAPASCEITRLPEDLLLASFSRAGPVAACRAAAVFQAFHAASDTDALWTCFLPRDLPPFADKELSPPPASKKALFMRLSDVPVLLADGLTSLWLDKETGGICYKLSARKLSIAWGDNPTYWHWIPIDGFRFSEAAELQEAKWLEIRGNIDSKMLSQHTTYSAYIVYMLAIEYYGLRALKTSVSLGGSSKSTGHVCLVDGYNYSEHWQVMREYLPEDTHFPRDRGGGGMMEAELGEFRIGEGDAGEVSISLMDTFGSKCGLVVLGIEIRPKKQRV; encoded by the exons ATGGAGACAACGGTGGCGGCACCGGGCGCCCCCGCCAGCTGCGAGATCACACGACTGCCGGAGGACCTCCTGTTGGCGTCGTTCTCGCGCGCCGGGCCGGTGGCCGCCTGCCGCGCCGCCGCTGTCTTCCAAGCTTTCCACGCCGCGTCCGACACGGACGCGCTCTGGACCTGCTTCCTGCCGCGCGACCTCCCTCCGTTCGCTGACAAGGAGCTCTCTCCACCGCCGGCGTCGAAGAAGGCGCTGTTCATGCGGCTCTCCGACGTCCCCGTCCTCCTCGCCGACGGCCTCACG AGCTTATGGCTTGACAAGGAGACCGGTGGCATATGCTACAAGTTGTCCGCGAGGAAGTTGAGCATTGCATGGGGTGATAATCCGACCTATTGGCACTGGATCCCTATTGACGGCTTTAG ATTCTCGGAAGCGGCTGAACTCCAGGAGGCTAAGTGGTTGGAAATACGTGGCAACATCGATAGCAAGATGCTCTCCCAACACACAACATACAGTGCTTACATTGTGTACATGCTAGCTATCGAGTACTACGGGCTTCGAGCCCTAAAGACATCTGTTAGCCTCGGAGGAAGTAGCAAGTCGACAGGCCACGTTTGTCTTGTCGATGGCTATAACTACTCGGAACATTGGCAGGTGATGCGAGAGTACCTTCCTGAAGACACGCACTTTCCTCGAGACAGAGGTGGTGGCGGGATGATGGAGGCGGAGCTAGGTGAGTTCCGCATCGGTGAAGGCGACGCTGGTGAGGTTTCCATCAGCCTTATGGATACGTTCGGCTCTAAGTGTGGTCTTGTTGTCCTAGGCATTGAGATTCGACCCAAGAAACAAAGGGTTTGA